A stretch of DNA from Coffea eugenioides isolate CCC68of unplaced genomic scaffold, Ceug_1.0 ScVebR1_1990;HRSCAF=2936, whole genome shotgun sequence:
AGTCTAAACTTCAATCCTATGGCCTTTATAGTTCTTTATCTGTACCTAAGGAATCTTGGACCGATATTTCCATAGATTTTGTTTTACGGTTGCCTAGGTCAAAGAGGGGAAATGATAGcatctttgttgttgttgacatattttcaaaaatggcacattttataCCATGTCACAAAACAGATGATGCATCGCACATTActgatttgtttttcaaagaaatcattagattgcatggcatgcctaggacaattgtctttgatagggatgtcaaatttttgaattacttttgaaaaactttgtgGGAAAAATTGGGTaccaaattgctattttctactactcatcacccacaaactgatggccaaactgaggttgtcaatcgcacactatCTGCACTCTTGCGTGCCATCATTGGAAAAAATATTAGAACCTAGGAAGAGTGTTTACCCCATGTTGAGTTTACATACAATCGCACGGTGTAtagttctactcatttttcaccatttgaaataGTCTATGGTTTTAATCCCTTAACACCGCTAAACTTATTACCTTTACCTTCTTCTGAGCACATTAACATAGATGGTGCTAAACGAGCAgattttgtcaagaaattacACGAACAGGTACGCCTAAACATTGAGCGAAGGATGGACCAAGTTGCTCAACGGGTTAACAAGGGATGCCAACGCGTCGTGTTTGAACCTGGTGACTGGGTGTGGTTACATCTACGCAAGGAAAGGTTCCCAGTCCAAAGGCGCAATAAATTATTTTCTCGAGGAGATGGGCCATTTCAAGTCATCAAacgcatcaatgacaatgcttacaaactggacctacccggtgagtacaatgtgagcgctacattcaatgtctctgatctatctccttttcttgcaaacgatgaagctgatttgaggacaaatccttttcaagaggagggggaTGATACGAACCAAGAAACACCATTGAgaactattcgagttcccctagAACCCGTgactcgagcacgagctaagaagaTGAGGAAGGAACTCCAAGGGCTTGTTCGTGAGATAcaaagccaagaaattgtccccaaggtcattgagggacttgagcatAAAGGAATGAAGGTCATCCATAtagtgcacgtcaaagagaaccatgtgtGACCCTTCCCTAGTCACATTTACTGTTTtagttaagtcattgtaataagggtttaatggtccatagccttgctttatttacctaagggatgacctcataagctTCGGTCAAtcccacaattcttagtcttatggaaatagtcaagcctatAATTCTTAGACTTAGTCAAACCCACAAttctagactagttccacattatttagtttttcatctctatgtaaggttataaatagcccacacttccaaCGATTTTAGGCATttaatcaataaatcagattttgagagttttcttggtttctccaaggcttcttgaataccttagaatttctctaggtaTTCGTGACTTATTAATCTAGAATcacactaggttgtggcgtcttctaccattataccaagattcgttaaccacgtgattaacgggttgacgtcatccgctccaaacttggtgtaCTCTTGTCAATCCTGAATCTAATCTTTTACAGGTTTAGTCACAAGGTTAGCGAGGTTCGTATCAAtatcttttcattcaaaaaataaatagaacTTATGATTTAATTAAGTTAAAATtattaggtatgaaaatgactatttatttttaaatcaaattaatataaaagatgaagtATATTATATGAGAAATATGGAaaagatgtgaaagtcattaaaaagaaagaaaagagaaacagaaaaccgttagatagagaatatcaggttgtttaattagataagaattttgaacataaataacaaacaagggtagatttggtagacaagataaagtagttgaagtaattctattgattcttatcaaaattaagcattcagttaggattttTGTGCTGAAAAAATTACACACAAGTTCAGCACTACTTAACAAATTCAGCAGATGgattttatttatcaaacattcaaaatatctgaatgtctgaaaagaTTTAGTTTCAACACTTTtgtatgttatcaaacagatcCTTAGTATtatacaagtgtacaatcttccttgttaaCAAGAGGTtataagcgatagtgtgtaatagtcaattattatttgctcaggcgctcaaggggattttcaagaggaactcgaagcgaACGCCTAAaagttgtttgagcacttactccctATTTTGATTGGCGAGTGTCAAGTGCATAATTTGTTACAATTATGTGAATTGTTTCTTATGGACTGAATGGTTTATGattgttgagtcgagtgtgtactttatcgcactcgttctcttttaactgaTTGAACAACTGAATTGAACTGCTTGTAACTGAATTGTAACTGAACTCCTTGCATGttgttggagtgaatctcctcgacttataactgaactgtagggacgcccaaatctaaattggccgaccttgcgactcgagccaccaagggcttggtcgagaagtttggtgaaccatgagataactgtaaacttgatctattgagagatcttacTTGGCCTACTCGCTTTGTAGTGCCTTTTATTGATGTTCAGGCCTGGTGCGGTGTAGGGTGGACGGAATTGACGTTAAGTGGAATTCTACGGACTTAAATgccaacccggttgacggagtgtcatcgcagGAAAGTATTCGATTGAGGCTTGGAGAAACAAGTGGAACTTAggtcctgagagctcctgtattctcattgaatgtgtttaattgaaaattgtgaattgcttgaatgttacagctttaaTTCCTGCTTAAATAccattgctacttgaactatgtgttttgcatgttttcttggcctcacgagcatccgctcaccccgttagatttgttttccttaacgggagttgtgtgacagccccaccttcccctagaacgaaccaaaggggttagcggactgcctgcccaactctcgccaggactacgaaaCTTATCACACTCTAAATACATATTCGCATCGATATAATAGCGTTCGAACACTGCAACGGtcgcaaaaattgaaaaatgaagaCGAAGCTGCGGATGAATAGTGTCGGCCACGTCACTATTCtgccagaatctggccggattgctCGGGCTGGATTCTGGCCAGAGGCCAAAACctcaaatttttttccatttcccCTGCATATCCGGCCTCGTATCCGGCCAGACcttggccggattcttggccggatttggTGAACAGTGACTTCACCAAAACTTTTCTTTCCTCGCTCGATTCCCGTACTCGCACAAATCCAAACTAAACACAAGTAACATAAATCCACCAATATAGCAAGTACGTACCAAAGCAATATATAACATATACAGGTAAGGAAACACTTTTATACATCCCTGCATTCCAAGTTTTACAACTCAAATGGGATCATAGAATCCaaatacatttaggatttttcataatcgaggagctatacaaacaAAAGAatgtctaactagctcaactcgcctCAAAACATTGTTCCAAAAGTtcttcctgtaaggaaaacaaaagtaacGTGGGTGAACTTATGCTCGTGAGGTACCACGAAGACACATAAGTATAAACATACTTTACTATAATTAACCAAGGCACATAAGATAGTAAACCAATATGAAAGGAtacaattggctctcaagagccactttCCACTTGCCGCACTTGATCTCATAttcgttgacactccgtcaacctttgaAGAAAGGGACAAGACCGTAGATCCCACTATACACcacattccttccaccaaacattcCCCTTGTCGGACTCGAACACCTCACAGTAACAGAGGGGcgatactcgagtataccacagGGTCGAGGGAACAACATTCCACTCGACTAACAGTAACCCCACATTTGGTTATCGAATCgcccaggcccttgccggctcgactcgaataacaACCAATGGGATATAAGCTCAGATATGACAGTTAAGTCGTTGGTCATAGTCCCAAACGACGCTAAATCATGCACAAATACAGTTTCACAGATAAATAGAAACAGTCGTACAGATAAGAGGACGAGAGCGATGAAGTATACTCTCGTCCCAGTCAGGTCAACCAAGTTCACATAACAAGGACAAACAATTATTTAAGCAATAAACCATATAAGGGTACACTCACCGAGTCAAATAAGCAAGTTCACAAGTTTGCTTCAGACGTAGGCCCCGGATCACTGGCACGACCTATAATAAGCAAGAAACCACCATTGAGACTCGAACACAAGTCAAACTACTATAATGAGTTACTAGTATAATATAACTAAAAGTAAAATGGAGTTACAGTGGGTGTTAGgtatgaacaacctcaaaacctCTTCAATTCTACCCAAAATCACTCCCAACTCAAGATTACTAAATCTCCCTAacattggacagcatttcccctttaATTTCACATGTCCAACCTATCATTCATCATCAATGTTCACACAAAACGATCATGAAAGTAAACACAGTTGGTATGCTAGTCAATACACCTTACTAGGGTCACAATGTCCTTAAATTTCAACCAATTACAAACTTATGAGCAAACCATAGAAAAGCCCCAAAtatataaaaccctaaaactggaatttttcgctaaaagctgaaatttccgcaACAAACCACCATTGACATATAGAGGCCCTATATTGCTTAATATAaggctatcattccatggctaACTATAATATactatataaaacagaaaaatcctcaataaataggaaaattggacaactcaaccataattcatgaaataatccacaagATGACATGCTTCACCACTAAAATCTcttaattgatcattattatCATCAAAGAGGAGATGTCATGACAACTCACCTTATCAACTACAAGAAGCAAGGTAGCTAGTGattcttcttcacaaatggctccaccaaggaccttaaactagcttatcaacttacttttgtggaggaatttggaattgaatggtaggtttgcaagattggagcaagaaatgaagaacaaaAGTTGGAaactcttctctcttttctctctatgaTGCATGGCTAAGAGTGAAAAATGGAGATGATTTTGTGGGTCAAAATTGATTTAGGGAAGGTAATATAACcctagtcaaagtccaacatctAATGGGAGAGCGACAAGTGGCAATTCTTGTGTTTTTCTCATCCTACTACTTACCAAGGGTTACTTATCTAGATAACCTCCAATTAGCTCATAATACCATGTAATATAATCTCTATATACAAAACTTCTCCAAATTACCCACATTTATCGCACTtatcgccctagtgggtcccacctCCACCGTACACCACCATTACCACAGAAAATAActtattttggaaaaaaatgatttaaaagtaaatgcctagaaaaataagaaaaaatttcAGAATCTtgcactctctcccccttaaagaatttcgtcctcgaaatttctcacctggGTTATAAAAAagctcagggtatttcttttgcatctcctcCTCCATCTCCCAGGTCGCTTCTTCTACCCTGTGGTTCTTCCACAGGATTTTCACTAATGGAATCTGTTTATTTCTCAGCTCCTTAGCCTTTCGATCCAGTAAACGCacaggtttctcctcataggtaaGGGCTTCATCCACCTCAATCTGCTCCGGTTGCACAATATGTGTTGGGTCAGGATAGTACTTTTTAAGCATCGACACATGAAAGACGTCATGAATTCGGGATAAACTCGGTGGTAATTTGAGTCGGTACGCCACTTTCCCAACTCGTTGGAGAATCGTGAAAGGTCCTACGAATCTtagttgaagtttctttcctttacccatTGTAACGCTTCGTAGTGGTGTAATTTtaaggaaaacacggtctccaatttcaaactccaaatgtttCCTTCGGttgtccgcgtagctcttttggcgactttgagctgtttggagtctctGACATATCAACTTAACCTTTTCTTGAgcatcctccatccatggaatgaCTGTTGGGTCCAAGACCTTCTTttcccctacttcatcccaatatatAGGTGAACAACACTTTCGTCCATAGAGAGCCTCAAACGGTGCATTTGAACGGAGGAATGGTGTTATTGTAGTGAATTCTACTAAAGTCATATATTGGCCCCTTACCCCCAGTCCAAGACACAAGTCTTAACATATCCTCAAGGTCTGAATCGTTCgctccgactgtccatccgtctgagggtgataagcGGTACTAAGGTTAAGTTTTCCCCTAAGGTCTTTGAACTTTCAAAAACCTTGACGCTTTTGCCAAAATTTGACGAAAAGAGGATCGTCAAAACAAACTCACTGGACCCCATGTAGCCTCACAATTTCTTCCATATATAactgggccaacttgtccatggaatacttcatttTCACAGGCAAGAAATGAACggatttggttaaccgatcatcgatcacccaaacggcatcatgacCCTTTTGTGTCCTTGGTAGTTCCGAAACAAAGTCCATCGTAATATTCTCctacttccattcaggtatctcaagaggttgcaGTAATCCAGAAGGTTTTTGGTGTTCAGCCTTAACCTGCTGGCAGACTAGACAGGTTTGTACGtattgagcaatctccctcTTCATTTGATCATACCAGTACAACCGTCGTAGGTCCTGATACATTTTTTACTACCTGGATGGATTGTGTATTTTGATCGATGGGCTTTCTCCGAAATCTATTTTTTCAAATTCTCATCCATAGGCACCACTATTCGATTtctaaatctcaaaatttcctCAGGACTTAAATTGAAATTAGGAATTTCTCCTTTCTCCACCTTTTTCACCCACTTTTGAACCATCGGATCCTCAGTTTGGGCCTCCTTGATTCTACCCAATAAAGCGGATGTTACTCGGATATTTCCAAAGGTTATCTTCTTACGTTCCAACCTAGGGTTCCACTCACCAACGGCTTCTAACATTTCCCACTCCTTAACTATTAACCCAGATATTTGAGCCTTCCGGTTTAGGGCATCAGCTATTACGTTAGCCTtacccggatggtagttgattgtgcagtcataatcctctaagaattccatccaccgacgttgtctcatattcaactccttttgggaaaagaggtacttaagactcttatgatcGAAATAAACCTCAAAAATTACCCCAtacaggtagtgtctccactttttcagagcaaagacaACTGCGGCTAGCTCCAAGTCATGAGTGGGATAGTTTTGCTTGTGGgtcttcaatttcctagaggcaaaggCTATTACATTCTTATTTTGCATCAATACACACCTCAAACCTTCCCTCGAGGCATCAGTGTAAACAGTGAAATTGTCCTTACCATTAGGCAAGGCCAGAATAGGGGCCATGGTTAACCTTTTCTTCAATTCCTAAAAACTTTTCTCACACCGGGCATCCCACAGAAACCGATcatttttctttgtcaaatCGGTTAAAGGACTGGCAAGTTTTGagaaatctttaataaaccgaCGGTAGTAACCTGCCAACCCTAAGAAGTTTCGAATCTCGGTGGGACTTTCAGGTCTCTTCCACTCAGTCACCGCCTCCACCTTCGCCGGGTCTACAGCAATCCCCTCTTTCGAAATCACATGCCCCAAGAAAGAAAccttctccagccaaaactcacacttactaaatttggcataTAACCGATGATCTCTCAGAGTTTGCAAGACCACTTTTAGGTGTCGTACATGCTCCTTTCGGGTTTTTGAGTAGACTAAAATGTCATTGATAAGCACAACGACGAATCGGTCtaggtagggtttgaaaacctGATACATTAAGTCCATAAAGGCAGCAGGGgtattggtcagtccaaagggcataacagCAAATTTGAAATGCCCGTACCTagaattgaaagcagttttaGACACATCTTCCTTTCGGATCAACAATTGGTAGTACCCCTGTCGGAGATCTAGCTTGAAAAAGACCACTGCACTTTGtaactggtcaaacaactcatcaatatggggtagtggatatttattcttaatggtcatGTTATTCAATCCCCAGTAGTCTATACACAACCTCAAGATCCAGTCCTTCTTTTCGACAAAGAGAACGGGTGCCCCCTaaggagatccactctcacGAATAAACTCTCGCTCTAACAGGTCTTGTAAatgcaatttcaactccttgagttcagcaggtgccattcgatatGGGGTCTTAAAGATAGGTGACGTCCCCGGTAATAGGTTAATCTCAAATGCTATCTCTCTTTCCGAAGGTAAATCTACTAATTCGTCAGAGAACACATCCGGATATTCACCCACTACTGACACATCTTCTATCTTCAACTTATCGGTGAGAGTGTTAATAAGGAAAGTTAGGAACCCTTGTGCCCCTTTACTTAGTAGTTTCCTAACTCGAATACCTGAAATCAATGCGGAGGAGGCTAAACTACCCCTCACATCTAACCTTAAGGTCGCCTCCCCCACTATACGAAATTTCGCTACTTTCCTCTTAAAGTCAAGTTGGGCATCATACCTAACTAGCCAGTCCATGCCCAAtatcacatcatatcccttaatagtcaaacttatcaaattccccaataactttctctctcctacccagaTTTCACAGTTTGCATATATTTTACTAGCAATCAAACACTGGTTCCCCGTAGGAGTACTCACTTCCAATTCATAGGGCAGGTGAACAGGGGTTATATCAATTCCACACATGAATTcggggttaacaaacgaatgggTGGTACCGGGGTCTATTAAAATCCTAACTAGACGGTGGAAgataggaatcgtaccttccaccacctctgCAGAATCTGGGACCGGACGTTGCTCGAGTGAGTACACCCGAGCAGGCACCTTCGATTTTGTCCTTTCCACCATCGACTGCCCCGAATTAGCCTTCGACGAGTGTGTAGTTCCTCTCGCCTCTCGAGGTTAGACAGGACAGTTGGCTATCTGATGCTCCGTACTCCTACAGCGTAAGCATTTCCTCTCCTTCCTCGAACAATTTTCCTCCGTTTGGTTGGGCTTGCCACAGAATCCACACGGCCCACGAGATACAGTAGCGGAACTCCCCTGTGAGGCACCCTCTATTGGCCTCGTCTAGTTTGACCACCTCTTGACGGAGTCCCTCTCACCGTTCCTGGTAGCCTTCCTCCTCCGGCTCCccttccaaacttgggaggggtactccTATCTCCCTGGGTAGAGCTACTTTCAGGGAATCTCCATTTTCTCACTTGGAAGTTCCGAACTTGAAGCCTTGCGTTCTCAGCTCGTAAAGCTTTATCCACTACGTCACTGAAAGTGTTAATCTGGGTCACGGCTAAATCTTtttggatttccacatttaacCCCTGAATAAATCGTCGCACCCTTCTTTGTTCAGTCATAATgagttcaggggcaaatttggctaatcgggtaaactggctctcgtattcagCCACAGATTGGGTTCCTTGACGAAGTtgaataaactcgtcctccttcttttcctAGATCAAAGGCAAAAAATACTTTGCGTTGAACTCCCTCATGAAGTTCACCCATGTTCTCGGCGTTTGTTCTTTTTCCCACTTTATTCGAATCACaatccaccaagaacgggcgtGTGACGACCctgcttctcccaagggcgaacccaagggtatcggcgggccgcctgcctggctcgcgccaggactcaaaacttaaagcaataaaagctaGGTAAACCAAAAGAGttctatatacaatatatatacaagtccAAAAAAGTTCTAATTACATCCTCCAAAATAGATATTCAGATTACTACATCACCAAATGCTAATCACCAAGTATATAAAGTAGACCCGATAAAAGGGTTTTATACAGGCcaccaaaacaagaaatgaCTTAAACGTCCAACTAAGACATGCACActtaactatactagtgtatgtgccaAAGAGTTCCCCGTGTCGGACCttgctaaggaaaataaaggaaaaggagtaagctatatgcttagtaagtaacaGGAGTAAAAACGTAAATTGCACATAAATACGAACAATTATGCcgcaaaatgtcaaaataaaagtacaaaacaacaacacaaatgaaggatacaggttggctccaaagccaaatcgtaTGCCAcgtgtgatctcctgtcgacactccgtcgaccacaaataatggtccgtagaactccacttgtacccccaccgtacaccttatcaccctcactggccagtcacctcacaaacttgctcgagtgaacgaaattgagcttggttcacaagctcgggtcacaaacttggttcacatactcggtgaaccggattcataaacttggtgacctcagactaggttggactgattTCGACCAAGTCCCGGCcgactcgaatagtccatccaggtcttgagatcgggcctgtcgcgccccattttttataaataaaataaatggtttagagagtgaatttttatttgaaaaatgaattttgatttacaaagaaaataaagaaaaatatgggtctaaatgggactttgaaatgcgacgattcgacccaaaatatagtttaaaaagggttttttgaatgagaaatggagtcgccacttggtatagagttaaggtgtaccaagtcacctaaaaatgaatttttaaagaaaaataggagaaaaccctttttaaacgactccaagtctacgtaaatcaaagaaaaaggttcgggagtcacatttgaacagagggaaggcaaggacgaaatccaaggcaccctctcaacctagccaaggctagttgcgcgatttagtcaaggattttcttatttttaacctaaaaatttattgcatttggatgaactatatgaatgcaaaacctagatcTAATGATGAATCGAATGGGACAAATTTCTCTTAGAGGTTTGATTGGACTAAATCACATAAGTCGTGATAGCCAAGGATGAGCCCtccaagaggtcacgagtaatgctaatgacgtaagaaggagtggaatgaatgtatgtaatgtgaaaacatgagcttgtgtgaagtgaaaaaagtaataaaaaaaaagtaataaaaaataatgGTGTATAAGTGGGAGTGTGCAAATGAGTGTGCAATGTGAGGTGAGTAAAGTGATAGTATAAAGTGCGTGTGTGCacgtgatagtatataaagtgctagtggtagagtgagaatgtgtaagataaaagttgtgtgaagtgagaatgtggaaaaaaggatagaatatgaagtaaaaatgcatgtgatagtggataaatgaaatgcatgaatcccAGAGGagtgcaagcaagacgggtacggaggactaatgttcgtgacttaattttccttttggttagaaaaagaatgagcgtgctaaggctatgtatagccaaactcgtccatcccccttaccaaaagagtgactccctaacctatacaagcaaatgagctaatgTGATCCTAAATGTgtaagggaaagggagtgaagggtcatgcaaaaatgtaaaaatactaAAAGGAATAAAAATGCATGAACATGAGATGAAGGCATGCgaatgtactagcgagggacggtcctattggatctagcattggactagtccttcactagcgctctctcacaagcattggacttgtaagggctcgaggggacaaccatgactagcattggactagccacggttacgtgcatttgcatccatcatacacatatataagtaatgtgcataattaaagcaagtagacatgtgagcacgtaattcacataacacataagcatgcatatctagatgccaaaacctaagaaagcgattaaacacatagcgcctaagcatgcaaaacacataaggcaattaaggc
This window harbors:
- the LOC113756110 gene encoding uncharacterized protein LOC113756110, producing the protein MTLVEFTTITPFLRSNAPFEALYGRKCCSPIYWDEVGEKKVLDPTVIPWMEDAQEKVKLICQRLQTAQSRQKSYADNRRKHLEFEIGDRVFLKITPLRSVTMGKGKKLQLRFVGPFTILQRVGKVAYRLKLPPSLSRIHDVFHVSMLKKYYPDPTHIVQPEQIEVDEALTYEEKPVRLLDRKAKELRNKQIPLVKILWKNHRVEEATWEMEEEMQKKYPELFYNP